The region TTTTGTGCCAGCTGTGCTCGTGGGGGTCCCGTCTTCCCCTTCTACCCTTACACGGTGGGAGATTAATGTTTTGACTACTGTTATTGTCGTAATCTTTGAAATACCTAGGTACTTCGTTCTTTACCCCAGTAGCCTAGTCTGTAGGTCTTTCTAGGGGCAGTCAACATTCTGATCTGGAGGAAGGGATAGGGAACGTTCTCAGAGTGAAAGGACATGGTTCACGTACAGAAGGGGAAAACAAGAAGGGTGTAAGCGTGAAGGTCCAGTGCTTGGTAGGTTTAACAACCAAATGGGCTTTGAATGGATGAAGTCTGAGGAAGTGAGTTGTTTACTCCAGCTTTTCTAAACCAATGACAGCGTATGTGGTTTTGCAATTCATAACCGTTAAATTTCATTCGGGGATTAAACTACTCTGTTAAATTCAGCACGGGAGTCGTTTCCCATAATGTTCTTTCACATCAGTTTCCTGtatgttattaaaagaaaaaaaacattaaaaaaatttttttaatgtttattttatttttgagagagagagagagagacggagcatgagtgggggagggacatagagaaagggggacacaggatccaaagcaggctccaggctctgagctgtcagcacagagcctgacgcagggcttgaactcatgaaccgtgacatcatgacctgagcagaagttggacactgaaccgactgagccacctaggtgccccccccgcccccgccaaaccacatttttaaatgctgcaAAAGTCATTCTAGAACAATTTGAGTACAGCTCAGGCTGAAGGTAAAAAAACTCATTTCTCTTTCAAGTGTGGATAACTAACTTCCCTAGAGGGAAAATCAGGACCCTGTCTGAGCACCCGTGCACCCCCTGTACCCCATCAGTTCCAGGCTCCAATACCTGAGGCACTGACAGACAAGctccctgaatagccaaaagcTGTTTAGATGGCTTTGCCTTTGGCTCCCTATCACTTCCCCCTTCGCTTTTCTGGTTCCTCCCTTCTACCAGATTCTCATTCTTCCCATAACTTTGTAAGACATTAACCAGTGATAAGGTAATTATGAAGACAATTTACTGGTTACTTaatatgtgctgggcactggatGAGGCATTTtcaatgtattattttcatttaattgcaTAGCTACTTGTGTGAAGTGAGTATAAATACGCCCATATTTACACATGAGGGGAAGGCTTAGAGTTTAGTGACTGGCAGGTGCTTTATGGCATAGATGGCTTCATACTATGGTTCCAAAGTTCATGCTCTCAACCCTCAGCTGTTCATCGGGTGTTCAAGGACACTGAAATGTCAGGGAGTTTGTTTAAAGATCCAGTCTCATTGCATTAGTAACAGTAATGAACCTTGGAATGTTTGTTCGGTGTTCACTTAATAGGATCTCTTTATCAGCCCTCCTGGAAGTGGTTTACAAGAAAATCCACAGCTATGAATTCATTACTGCTCCCTAATCACCCCTGACCCCCAGGATCTAGCACCGATGCCAACTCAGAATGATACGAAGTCTGTGACCCATTTGGGAAGGCTAGCAGTTGTAGAACTGGGGCTGCCCTTCTAGACCTCCAAGTAGAGAGACCGTTGATGTCAGGGGTGGGTCTCCACTACTGAGAAGACGCATGGTTAGGAAAACGTGGTCCTAACTGAATCTTAGCTCCCAGATGCCTGCAGGCTTTCCTTGCATCCAGTATACGCGCTCCTCCGGTAAAGGACATGCGTTCTGTCACGTTAGTAATGAGTGAGAGTGAGGGGAAGTGACCTGCACTACTGGGTCCTACAGCTGTATTTCCTTGGACAGTGAGTAAAACACCGTGATGGAGACTGCCCTTACACTGCCTGATGCCTCCTGCGAGGTGCAGAAAGGTGTATGCCGGCAGGTGGTGTGATTTTCTTCAACAGGTTCCTTAGCGTAACAGGTGTAATTTGCCCATAAACTTGTTGCGGATGAATAAAAATGTCAGCGTTGAGAATGGAgatagttaaataaaaatgactctGTCGGTGAGAAGCTAAgtcagtttattattattattacaaatctAATTATAGGTAAACTGAGGCCATTTTTTGATACATGACAAACATACATTTCCTCTGTGTGTCGAGCACACAAGTAATACATAAATGTATTCCGTGCCTGGACAAATCctgtttaaaaactttaaaagttaattCATTAGCTTATTAAAATTTGAGTACAGTACATGTTTCTGGTCATGAGCTCTCTGAGTTTCTTCTCATGGCCAACCAGCTATCCAGTTCCAGGTCACCATTGTCCTTGCCTACAGTAGTGATAGTTCGTCACAGGCTTTAAAATAAGACTGTATGGTATACAACTGTGTAATGTAGTGAGACTgcatcacaaaataaatacatataagtaCACATAAGGAATGTACAGTTATACCTTGACTATATCCATAAATAGCTTGAAGCAGGtaatacatttacttttaaaGGCCATTTACATCATGGGCTGTTGATATgtgaatttgaaaatgaaaaatatttttttttagactcCAAATGTTGAGGTCCTAATgttgtctattaaaaaaaaaatgatttctaaatgAGCAACAGAGTACATTAGAAAAAGTCAGATTCGAGGGTAGTGCCACAGAATTGCCTGTTTCCCATAGTCGTTCTGTAAGTAATGCTATAAAAAATgctatttggaattttttttcctatactgCCTACAATCCAAGTTATTAAAGTTTAAAACCATAGGAGAGCCTTTATGAAGATCCTGAATTGTATTTctcattaaaggaaaagaaatggcttGGTGAGTCATGTTCCTCGACTTCtgtagaagagaaagcagaaggcCATCGTCAGTCATTCTGAAAGTTAAAACTCAGCACTTAAGTGAATTTAGATGAGTTTAGGAGAGGATTTTTACGGGCTTGTGTTCCTCTGAGCATCCTGACGGCAGTGAGAATGGGACTTCTGATCTTCTAAACAAAAATCATTATCAAATGGATTTATTAAAGAGCTGCGCAGAACAAACTGCCATCATATGTGTGTAGCTACGGTTGGCTTCCGTGGGAATTATAAATGGCTCCAGATGAGGGCACGTTCAATTGATTCAGAGTAAAACAACGTGAGGCTTgtaacaaatatacaaaaaactgaAATCAATGAGTAACTGTGATATGAAGAATCTGTTTGCGTCCTTCATGTTACAGTCTGCTTGTAGAATTTATGTACTGTTTCTGTTTTAACATCTGAAAACTAGCATTTTCATAGAAAAGACAAAGTACAGGCTGTTGGCAAAATACctgtgaacaaatgaatgatggGGGCCACTTCCGCAGTAGCTTTCCATCCGAGGTAAGGTTTTATCTTGAAGCTAGTGCGtctatttttaaagctcatttaatTTCTTACACACTCATGATTTGTGTATTGACTTAAAAGCTGGTTTTATCATCCATACCATTATCAATCAGACCAAAAAATCTATCCAAGCACCCACAGGATGCACAGATCTATCTTTGAAATGGTGTTGGAGGGCTAATCTTGTCCTAGGACTAGGAGGACATTTTTTTCAAGAAGCTATAATACATTGAAGAAAGAAGTATTACAATTTTTCTGGGAGGAAAAATTGCTAAATACTGCAGCCAACTTCTCAGAGAAGCCACAGAATTACTGTTCAAGATTTTTGAGCATCAACCCCCTGAAGTCTAGAATTTATGGGGCCAGTGATATACTAAAATTCCACGACTCTAACGCACGTGTGTCTGGGACTCAGTGAAGACAGTCCTCGGATTTTTATGTCTAAGTAAGTTTTacaagtacaaaatgaaaaaaatctagagTGGGTTTCAACTAATCTTAAGTAGCAATCCTATGACAATTATGACAAGTGCAGTTTCAAACACCAAGGCTTCAAGGTACGACTTCACAATACAATGATCTCAAAACGTGTGATCACAAACTTTGGGCGAGGGCTTCTTTCATAAATTCCTCGAGGACAGCCACCACGTTCTTGGCCTCGGGCATTTCTTCGTGTTCCACTTTAACAATCTTCAGAAGGATATCTCCACTCCCACAGTTCTTCAGGAACGTGTAGCATTTAAACAAAGCATAATGATTCATTTCTGCCTGACGGATAAATCTCTTCAAATTATTTGTGTCTTGTATGGCCTAGAAAAAGATTTCCCAGTTAAATATGTGCTTAGTGAGATAATAATGAAGCCTGAAAAATATCTCCTATCCAGCTGAGAACTCAACTTACATTGCtgagatgttttttattttaaatatttctatcatTCTTACTGCTAATATGCTTTGCCCATGGGAGAACAAAATTTCTTATGaaattactttataaaaatacttttaaaaatacttttaaaatcaacTAAATAAAGTAACAACATTCCTCCCCATCAGAATTCTGAACCCTTAGGCACCGaactggggtgtgtgtgcatgggtgtgtgtgtgtgtgtgtgtgtgcgcgcgcacacgcgtgcacgcacaGTTCCCAACTAAGATACATCACAAATTAGAAGACTGATGTGCCTGAGATGCAAGCAAGCGTTCAACCCAATCAATTGGAAATGCAAGGATATAAATGCAGAAGCTcctgaaaaatataaagtaaatggCTTCTGGAGATTCTGGTTTTGAGAACGTCCTGTTTAACAGACATCACAGCCGTAAAGCAGATCTGTTACTCTCTCACTGGTACTAATGAAAATTCagacaaaaattatatgtggCATTTGGCACATAGCCAATTAATTACCTTTAGTTTAAAGTTCTCCAGTACTTGTCGAAAAAGAAAAGGGTTACCTCCTTCGGTGCCATTCAAAAAAGCCTGCATCCAATCCTCACAAAACCGGTTGCTTCCTATAaggtattttagaaaaattaaacgaataaaaatgaaatcctaCAAAGCATAAGacatttgttctatttattttatttatttattaacaggTGTAAATgacatatattagtttcaagtgtacaacatgatgattcaaTATGTGTGTACGTCgggattttctttcttgataaaaacacttaTAGTGAATTATTTAAGACTTCTATAACagtctaaaaaaataatttactcaacACCTGGCTAAGAAATACCaactggcggggcgcctgggtggctcagtcagttaagcatccaacttcagtgtaggtcatgatctcgtcattcccaagttcaagccccacgtcgggctctgtgctgacagctcagcgcctggaacctgcttcagattctgtgtctgcctctctctctgcccctcccctactcacactctgtctctcaaaaataaatattaaaaaacaaaacaaaacaaaaaacaactggcTGGAGCCCTGTGTGCCTCTTCCCAATCACACTCCCCTCCTTTCCCATCAGAAAGGATTATTattcccacttatttatttttaaatattttttttttttttttgagagagagcatgagcataagcgggaaaggggcagagaactTTTGCCACATACTTCTTTTTTATCTCTAAGCCCTAGATAGTATTACTTTGCATACGTtaaaatgttatgtatttttctttaatagctGATTCACTAAATAGTATGCTTCTGAGCTATACCAAGGCACACGGCTCTAGTTCATGCATTTTTGCTGCTATGTAGAACTCTACTGTACAAATGTAAGTTTTTCAATCTTCCTGTTGATAAACATTTGCTTCCAGTCTGCTATTTCAAATGACgcctatgaacatttttgtacttGTTTCCTTATGCACACATATGAGAATTTCTCTATATACACAGGAGGGGAATTGCCTGGCATGGCAGGATTTCCATGGATTCTATTCTAACCAGCAATCCTGGTTCTAGGATTGCTATTGTTTTTTGGTGAGTTTGAGATAAACATGCACAACTGCACAAGGCAGGACGGATAAATTTGTATCATGTGTTTTCAGTGCAAAAACAGGCTCCCAAGAGTGCCTCAGAAGTTGCGCTCACCTGCATTGTAGAACTGGGGCTGGGAGCTACTACAATCGATGACCACAGATTTACGCGGCTCCTCTGTCATGGCCATGCACAAAGATGTCATGGTGCCTTCGTGGATGAGGCCTTGAAGACTGGCTACGCTCAGAAACCTGCCGTACACACAAGTTCTTTTCCACACACAGTATTACAGGATAGGAGGGAGAAAGCAAATTcattctggggtgggggtgggggtggggagttaaAGATGTATATCAGGCTTGCTGTGGAAAAGTTTCCCTCCTTGCAAAACTGTTCTTTACCTGTTAatgtctctctttgttttttcatcGGATTCTTTAACTTCAACAGGGGTATAACTGAGAGcctacaagagaaaaataaagcctgaTTGATACATGTATCAGTTTTCCTTATTGAGCAGCTACTTGAGACTAAACTTCAGCTTCCCCAATAACCACTGGACTAGCTCAGAACTCTACAGAGCCTTGTTTAGAGGCGTCAGTGGGCAGTCTAAAATGTGCTTTACCGCCCTGGTCTCATGGACCATCCAGTCTCCACTGAATTTACCCACCACATATTTACATAAAAGCCTGGCCATATACTCTAGCCTTCCCCATTGCCTGGATATGttaatgcatttttcatttttcatctggcatttttttttttaagtaaactctatccccaatgtggggctagaatttACATCCCCAAGATTAAGGGTTgtacgctttactgactgagccagccaggcgcccctatttggaCATTTTTATATGGTTAAAATcactttggatttttattttccttttcaaattgttttggAAATTATACCTCTCCCAGATCACTtcaaaaagtattatttaaaaatgtttatcctaTTAGGAAGATTTAGTATTTGTGATTCTACCTTAGGAATAGAACTTTCTAGATCTCAGTAAACAAAGTGGTCTATCCCGATTGCAAGCATAGTTTGAATATTCAGGAGGGAAAAAGTAATGTTCAGAGACAGTGAGTATGTCTTTAAATAATCCAGACTCTGTCAACGTGACTCTCAattaaagaaatgcttttttttggGCAATACTCACGGCATGCAGCAGAAAGGTAAGCTTCTCCTGAAAGAGAAGAACCACCCTTTGGATTGGGCATACAACATCCTCAAACCAGCTGCTCAAGTAGGATTTTATATGGTTCTCCAGGCCCCTTTCCTAGATTAAGAAAGAATGTTATTTGGTTTAATATAAGCCTTCACTTTAGTGGACTTAACATTTTCTTCATGATATGtagttatctatttatttgttgagagagagagagagagggagcacacacacaaaggtaagaaaggcagagggggaaagagagaatccccagcaggctccctactcagcacagagcccgatgcaggtctggATCCCActacgctgggatcatgacctgagatgaaatcaggagtcagaccatcaactaactaagccacccaggtgccccaattcatgATACTCTTTACAGTGTAAAGAACTGGGAATAGACACTTCCTTTTTTCAAGCTAACACGACCAACTCAAAAAAAGGAATTGTGATATAATTTTCCTAGGCTTGCTGAGCACAGTGGGGATTAATTCTGTACTGAATTTCttaaggagcacctggctggttcagttggtaaagcatgggataggactcttgatctcagggttgtgagttcaagccccatgtttggtgtgaaacctactttaaaaacaaaaccaaaccaaaaaaacacacacacttagaaATGCATTACATAAAACAAAGAGACCAAATCAATAGGGTTCCATGCTATGTTGTCACTGGGAAATATCGAGCACTTACTTGtccatcttccccccccccacccccccccccaccccccagtataCTGTGTGCACTCtggagattttcttcttttaagattttatttttcagtaatctctacaccaaaggAGAGattgaattcacaaccccgagataAGAgtcatgctctaccagctgagtcAGCCAGGCCCCTCAGGAGATACTCTCTTAATAATTCTTGTCTCTCCAGCACCTGGGAGTGCCTGAAACATCCACATGTGAGCTTACAAAGCACCTGCTGAAAGGCTGAAGGAATGAGATAGCTCATTCACATGCGAACAGGATCAGAGAAGGACACACAAGTTAGCTCATCAAAGCACTCCAGCTGTCAGACATGCTGCATATCTGGTTTTCTGGGCTGTGCATATCTGGGCTGAGCATATCTGTTTTTCTGGGCTGTGCTGCTCACTGGGGACTAGCAGAAGAGCTCCACTCTGGGAGAGCAGCTTGCCCCGGACTCAGTGCTCTGGCTCACTCCTATGCTCTCCTTCCTGCAGGAACTTGTAAGCTCATGACAAAAGGAATTGTTACCACGTGTAATGGGTAGTAAAGtcgtaattcttttttttttttttttttttttaaattttttttttttttttcaacgtttatttatttttgggacagagagagacagagcatgaacgggggaggggccgagagagagggagacacagaatcggaaacaggttccaggctctgagccatcagcccacagcccgacgcggggctcgaactcacggaacgcgagatcgtgacctggctgaagtcggatgcttaaccgactgcgccacccaggcgcccctaaagtcgtAATTCTTAACGACTTTAGCAACTGCCACAAGTGGAGTGTGTAGTTTTTTAAAGGTATGGATAAATTAATCAATACAGATGTGTCTAATTCACAAAAGATCGATtaatgaaaaatggaatttttctaaaaatctttgATGTTGAGTTCAAGGGCAGTTAGACCACTATATAGCATGTCTTTGGTGCCAGAGGCTTCTTCATGGGCATTAGTTCTGACCAGAATATAAATCTTAGGGGCCTAGAAGCCAGGAAAAGAGCATACTCTTCCTTCTTGGCAAGTTAACCATATACACTGAATTTAATAGAGCATATCTTTCATGGATACAAAATATTAGAAGCAGTCTTGTGAAACTTAGAGCACTTACAGGACTAGGTTCCCTGCTTCTCTTAACAAGTACCCTTCTAGCCCATAAAGCAGTACATTTTTAGAATCTGTGTGTCTTTGTATCCACCTGTTTGGTTTCATAAGTACAGCAGTTATAGTATGTTAATCGTCTCAAGCTGAATAGTTAAAACGATCATCTTACCTCACAGTTCATGTTATTTTTTAGGCCTTGAATGTACTTGTCCAATTCAAGCCTGAAAGTACGTTCTTAAGGAAGCAATAAAGGATGGATCAAGACAGTGTTTTTATCTCTCAATGGGAAATATAAAATCTCTCAATGAAAACTGTAAATTCAAAGACAAAGTGGTCGTATGAAGGTATGAAATGAAGCAAACACTTAAGGGGTAGAAAAGCTCTTTAGAGGTTGGTAGTAATACTCCTCCACCTGGCTTCCCATGTTTTTCTTCCTGATACcatcaaagacaaaagaaaaggatATAGCTCAAGTCCTTTTTCAGACCCTCCTAAAAAACAGACCACATACTCTGAAGCGTTACGTTCAGAGTCCACTGTTGCTGTTTCAGGAAGGAGTTTTTCTTGCTGGAAAAGACAGTAATAACAACCGACCCGGTAATCTggaatcctggaaaagaaaaacaagtaaaatgtagTATTTTGCTAACTCATGCACCTAGTTTTACGGACTGCTCTGAACCCTGATCATCTGGATCTGGCAATACTGTTAGATTGCAAACGGGGTCGGAACTTCCTAGACTTTTCCTTGGTTTACTTGTAGTAGCAGAAGAAAATTAACATGCACCATCACGGGCTTTAGCGAAAGCAGCACCTAACAATTCCTTTGAATTCTCCTCTCTTACAtgaaaaacacatacaaattcTCTTGTCATTCTTGGTATATCcacatttacataaatataaccatgttctctctctcccctaaacCCTGACGCTCCAGGCAGATACAACATGTTTATCCTGTGGCTTTATCTTTGGCCTGTGGCTGTCCTCTGAGGGGACTTGATGCTAAAATCATATTCTGAAGTGAACTATAGTCGAGGGATTTAACAGAAAGATGGCTGGAATTCAATGGAGGACACCTATGTTTACACCTGAACTCCATCAACATGACCAGCCTTGTGATCTTAGTGTCTTTGACTATATTTGCTTCTCTGCTCTTTGACCCCTTTGTAGAGAGAATGGCATCAAAGTTTGTGAAAGCACTTTACAGACTGTCAAGTGTACAATTTTCGTTTTGGTAATTAACTCTCTTCTTCCAAGTGCAAGACTAAATAAGTGCACTTAGGAGGCAGAGTCTGCCATTCAAGTAATTCCATtccacaaatgtgtgtgtgtgagagagagacccAGTGCTCAGGCCGCCAGGGAACAAAGATGCACTTTGCAAGTCTAGTAAGAGCTGATCGTTTGGAATTTCTCATCACTTCTCATATTTAgcccagaaagaaaaattcaggacACAGCACATTTTACACTTACCTCAGCTCCACAGATGCAACATTACCCAGCCCTTCAAACACTGCTCCCTTAGAAAGACGCTTAGCAATGAAACTGCGCAGGTCTGGCTCCGCTTCAGATGGCAGATTAGTGTCCACCAAGGAGAGGcttgacaaataaataaaagacacacaTCCCTTACCAGTGGACTAATGCACGCACACCCCGTAAGGCAGAATATTACCAAAAGCCCCAATCTCTTTAAGGACTTGAAAAAGCTTATGTTTCCTGTTGGCGAGCCTTCTAGCAATGTATGTCACCAAGTAGGATCTACATCatcaaacacttaaaataatCCTACCtttccagctcattctctctAGTATTAGGACTCCACTGGAATCCCCTCTACTCACCTTACCTACTTTTCACAATACAATACTATTGCAACACCTGAAGAATTCCTTAAACCATCCATCATCCAGTCAGTGAACATATTTTTGTAGTATACCCTACTTTGCATCAAGTGTTAAGGTTCattaattcatccattcatttattaaataggtATTAAATGTCTACCCTAAGGGTTCCTGGGAGGCttagtcggctgagtgtctgactcttggtttgggcccaggtcatgatctcatggttcgtgggattgagccctgcgtcaggctctctgctgacagtgtggagcctgcttggggctctctttctctttctgtctgtctgtctgtctctctgcccctcccccgctcacactttctcttgtctctctcagaataaataaacctaaaaaccaAACGTCTACCCTAGTACCTACCTAGGTGCCAGGTAGGGAGATACCAGTGAACCAGAGAGACAACAATCTcctggagtttatattctagggCATAGCAGAGAAGCTCTGAAAAGGTattgaaaggggggggggggggaagggaggattTTAAATCGCTTTATACCCATATGATATTGAATCTCTAATGCAGTTTCCAATCAAGAACTAAGATTCATTGCCTCTGGCTAATCAGCAGGGGCACCACCAGTATTTCGATCTGCCCAGccttgaatgaatgaactaatgagGAAATCCAGATGAGGTTCCTAGGGGATTGGTGGGCTTGATGGTTTGACTTGGGGAAAGCCGAATGGAAATAGGGTACCCACTGATATCTAGAGGACAGAGAGATGCacggaagataaccacacacacggGTTATGGCCAAGATGTTTTTACCTGAAATCATCACCAGAGGGAGTTCCTGCATTTGTGCCACTTGGGCTTCCATCGTCACTGTCCCCTCGCTGCTGTGCCAACCTGCACATGGCAAAAGCAATACAGCTATCAATTATGGGCTATAACTCAAGTGGAGTATGGCCCCTATCCCTGCAAGCATGGTGGGGGTGAACAGTCAACTAAAATGCTGCAAGGTGGAAGTGCATGGATCCTCCATTGCCTATCCTCATGGCAGGGAAAACCCATGAGACAGTGCTGACAAGAGCCGCTTCTCTCTCCAGGCCGTTAAGCGCTGGAGGAAAGGTTAAATTAGATATCCacaaaagtcaaagaaatttCTTCTAAAAACCAGACTTTACAGGGCCCAGAGAGCCCCAGGGATGTCTGCCCCAACAGAGGAAATAGAGGCAGCGAGGGCAGAGGATaatcgggggggagggggggagggggaatgtgTGGGGTTAATGGAAGAAAACAGGTGATAGTAACAGGAAGGACAGGGGTAGAAATTGACGTTATAGAGCGTGCGAAGCACTGCGCCAAAGGGAAGGGGCGACAGGAAAGGGCTGAGAAGACGACAGGGACAGTTGGGGAGCAGAGGCTTAGGAGGGGCACGACAGTCCAGGACGGTGGCCAGGAAGAACGGCGTGAAGCGAGCTTAGGACCAGACACTCTAGCTAGCCGAGGGGAAGAAGGCTTTTCGAGCTGCCACGGACGGGATGCGGGGTCGAGatgcggggccggggcggggccatAGGGACGACCCGGGCGCTGCACCTGCTTCCGCGGTAGCTGTAGAGGCAGTAGTGGCTGCTGGGCGGTGGTTCGGGTCTTCGCTCCTCGGCGGGGCCTCCCTCCTCGCTGCTCTCTAGCTCCTTTTCATCCCCATCCAGAGACTCTTGCAAGGAGGGGAGCatcgcggcggcggcggcggcctccgAGCGGCCCTGTGTTCCCGCCAAACCACTCCCCCGCTGCCGTACAGTCCTGCGAGGCCGGGCTCGTGCGGCTCCCAACCCTCGCACACCTGCGTTCCGCCGGTTTCCCGGGTCGCAGGTCAGGAAGCCGGCTGGCCTAGGAGCGCTTT is a window of Prionailurus viverrinus isolate Anna chromosome E1, UM_Priviv_1.0, whole genome shotgun sequence DNA encoding:
- the CE1H17orf75 gene encoding protein Njmu-R1 — protein: MLPSLQESLDGDEKELESSEEGGPAEERRPEPPPSSHYCLYSYRGSRLAQQRGDSDDGSPSGTNAGTPSGDDFSLSLVDTNLPSEAEPDLRSFIAKRLSKGAVFEGLGNVASVELRIPDYRVGCYYCLFQQEKLLPETATVDSERNASEYVVCFLGGSEKGLELFRLELDKYIQGLKNNMNCEERGLENHIKSYLSSWFEDVVCPIQRVVLLFQEKLTFLLHAALSYTPVEVKESDEKTKRDINRFLSVASLQGLIHEGTMTSLCMAMTEEPRKSVVIDCSSSQPQFYNAGSNRFCEDWMQAFLNGTEGGNPFLFRQVLENFKLKAIQDTNNLKRFIRQAEMNHYALFKCYTFLKNCGSGDILLKIVKVEHEEMPEAKNVVAVLEEFMKEALAQSL